ATGGCATGCTGGGTGTGGAGTCAGAAAACTCGAAACACGTTGGCTGCATGCGGCACTGCCGTGTGCAGCCTTTGAAAGGTGAAAGGGCCGATGTGACGGATGTACGTTTGCTGGCGGAAGCGCTGCGGGGTGGCGCTTCCGCGTGGCTGGTGAGGGTGGAGTCTACCGAAGGCTCGGCCCCAAGGGAACCCGGGGCCTGGATGGCCGTGCTGGCCGACCGCGTGATTGGCACCATTGGCGGCGGCCATCTGGAGCACCAGGCCATGGCCGATGCGCGCCGCCGCCTGGCCGGCGAGCCCGGCGAGCCGCAGTTGCGCTACGCCCTGGGCCCGGCCCTGGGCCAGTGCTGTGGCGGGGTGGTGCACCTGCAGTTTGAGGCGCTGGGCCCGGCCGATGCCGACAGCCTGAGCGCCCGGCTGCAGGGCCCGCGCACGCCGGTGGCCCTGTTTGGTGGCGGGCACGTGGGCCACGCTCTGGCGCGGGTGCTGGCGCCGCTGCCTTTTGCCCTGACGTGGATCGACAGCCGCGACGGCATCTTCCCGCCCATGCCGCCCGAGGGCGTGGCCTGCGAACATTCCGAGCCCGTGCACATGGCCGTGCCCACGCTGCCGGCGGGCTCGCGCGTGCTCATCATGAGCTTCAGCCACGCCGAAGACCTGGACGTGGTGGCTGCCTGCCTGCGCCGCCAGCGGCAGCAGGGCGACTTGCCCTTCATTGGCCTGATTGGCAGCAAGACCAAGTGGGCCACCTTCTCGCACCGTCTGGCCGAGCGTGGCTTTGCCCCGGCCGAGCTGGCGCAGGTGACCAGCCCGATAGGCGTGCCCGGCATTCACGGCAAGCAGCCCGAGGTGATTGCCGTGGCCGTGGCCGCGCAATTGCTGCAGACCCTGACGCTGTAGCTGGCCACGCGGCTGATTTGACGAGGCTGAATCTGGAACAATTCGTGCATACACTTTGGGGTGTTTTCGGTAGGTGAGTTGCGGTCGCAGCGGTGCCCCGGCCCGGCGGTTTTTGCGTGCACAAGCATGCAAAAGGCTTGCCAGCCAAGGTGCGCGACCTGTGTGTTCTGCTCAGAGCGCCCGCAGTGGTGAGCAGGTTTGCAGCGCCCCGCGCTGCCAAGGTTGAGATATGGAAAGCTACGTTCTCGACTGGGCCAACCTGCTTTTGCGCTGGGTCCATGTCATTACCGCCATCGCTTGGATTGGCTCGTCGTTCTACTTCGTCTTTTTGGACAGCAGCCTCACGCCGCCCGAGGACGAAGACCTGAAAAAGCAGGGCGTCAGCGGCGAGCTGTGGGCCGTGCACGGCGGCGGCTTCTACCACCCGGTCAAGTTTGCGGTGTCGCCCCCGCAACTGCCCAAGCACCTGCACTGGTTCTTTTGGGAAAGCTACAGCACTTGGCTCAGCGGCTTTGCGCTTTTCACGGTGTCTTACCTCTACAGCGCCAGCACCTACCTCATCGACAAGTCCCGCATGGACTGGGCACCCGCCACGGCCATTGCGGTGGCGCTGGCGTTCTTCGTGGTGTTCTGGCTGCTGTACGACGCGATTTGCCGCATCTTTGGTCAGAAGAAGAACGGCGACGCCATCGTGGGCGCGCTGGTGTTTGGGCTGGTGTGCCTTGCCGCCTGGCTGGCCTGCCACTGGTTTGCAGGCCGCGCGGCCTTTTTGCTGGTGGGCGCCATGATCGCCACCGCCATGAGCGCCAACGTGTTCTTCTGGATCATCCCCGGCCAGCGCACCGTCATCGGCCAGATCAAGGCCGGGCAGCCGGTGGACCCCATTCACGGCAAGCGCGGCAAGCAGCGCAGCGTGCACAACACCTATTTCACGCTGCCGGTGCTGTTTGCCATGCTCAGCAACCACTACAGCTTTACCTGGAACTACCCGCAAAACTGGCTGGTGCTCATCGTGATGATGTTTGCGGGCGCGGCCATTCGCCAGTTCTTCGTGATGCGCCACGGCTACAAGCTGGGCCGCAATGGCAACCCGCTGCCGTATGCGCTGGTGGGGGTGACCGTCATCTTGGGGGCCATCGTGTGGATGCGCCCGGTGCCGGTAGCGTCGGTGCCTGTTTCTGCTCCTGTTTCAGGAGCTGCTAGCGCAGGTGCAGCAAGCGCTGCAGGCCAAAATGATGCCAAGGCTGATTTTGCAGCGGTGCAAACCGTGCTGGAGCAGCGCTGCTACCTGTGCCACGGCGCGCAGGTGCAGATGAAGAACCTGCGGCTCGACTCGCCCGCCTTGGTCAAGCAAAACGCCCAGGCCATTTACCAGCAGGCGGTGGTGCAAAAGCTCATGCCCATGAACAACGCCACCCAGATCACCGACGCCGAGCGTGCGCTGATTGGCCGCTGGTTTGAGGCGGGGGCGAATACGGGGCCTTGAGGTTTGCGGAGCACGGCGGCAGGATGAGGCCAGGAGCTGCGGTGGCGTCAGCGGAGGCTGATGTTTAACGCCGAGGTCAATCGGCAAAAATGCAGAGAATTTTTGTCCGCGTTGAACGGGCAGTTTGGCTGGTGACCGATGCAATGGCCGTTGAGATGCCCATTTGGAAGCGGTTTGGTTTTGACGCTAAGCGAGCTGTTGATGCACGCGTCAAGCTGCCACACCAAAGAGGGCTCCAACTCCGGCGGTAAGTCCCATGGCCAATGCTCCCCAGAATGTCACACGGGTGGCAGACACGAGCAATGGAGACCCCCCGGCGCGCGCTGCAATCAGCCCGAGGATTGCAAGGAAGAAGAGTGAGCTAGCCGCAAGACCCAACATGAGTGAAGAGGCCGGTAGCACGAGCACCATTAGCAGGGGTAGAAATGCGCCTGCGGCAAACGTGCCAGCGGATGCCAGCGCGGCCTGAACGGGTTTGGCGGCCAAGGTATCCGATATGCCTAGCTCGTCTCGCGCATGCGCGGCCAGCGCATCATGTGCCATCAATTTTGTTGCGACGCTCGATGCCAATGTTTCGTCAAGTCCGCGCTTGACGTAGATAGCCACTAGCTCTGCATGCTCCTGAGTGGGGTTCTCCACCAGTTCAGCTTTTTCGCGAGTCAGATCTGCGCTTTCGGTGTCGGCTTGTGAGCTGACAGAAACGTACTCGCCTGCAGCCATGGACATGGCCCCAGCGACGAGACTTGCAACGCCTGTAACGAGAATCGTCCTAGTGCTGGCACCTGTCGCCGCGATGCCCAAGACAAGGCTTGCAGTAGACACAATCCCATCATTGGCGCCGAGAACTCCCGCGCGTAGCCAGCCTGTTCGGTGCGTTCTATGTCGTTCGCTGTGCTTCATAGGTAGCCCATGGTTGTTTACGAAGCCTCACGGGATGTATCCCGCTAACGTGGCGAAATGCGCTGGACTGTGCGGGAGATTTGGGACACCGATTTCGCCTGGATGTGACCTGCAGCCTGGGATTTTGGGCAATGCGCTGTGAAAACGCCCAGGTATCAAAATTCTGCGAAACCGGCAGGGCTCCGTCGAGCGGACTATAGCCTGCGAAGTCTCAAGGCAGGGGGACTGAGACTTAGATTTGGGTTGCGAACAGAACCAATGATGGGATTGGTCTGCGGCGCTCACAGGCGATCTTGGACTCGACGCAGGGTGGCCTGCCTCGTGGGTCTTCCAACCTCCATGGCCGACTGGGCTACGCGGCGGGCACGGCCTCTGCGCCGTGCGTCCACTCATTGCGGTGTAGTCGCTCAACACGCCCAACAACCGTACTGCCTCCCAAATCCCTACGCCGCCAGCACATCCTGCAACGCCCGCGTGGCGGCCAGCGCGCCCAGGGCGGATTCTGTAAAACCTCCATGCAGCACCACGCCGGTGGCTGCCTGCTTGGCCTCGTGTTTGGCCACGGCCGCCAGGTTGGCCACTTCTTCGGCATGCCGAAAGCGCCCAGGGGTGATGCGCACCGCGCCAATGGCCAGCGTGGTACACGGAAAAAATCGCTGCACGCCATGCCGGTCTTCGGCCTGGATGCCGCCCGCCTGCCGCGCGGGCTCGTCAAACAGCGTGATGGCTTCGCGCGCGAACTCGTCCACGATGTTCTTGCAGCGCTGCAGCCAGTTGCTGCTCTGAAAGATCAGCATGAAATCGTCCCCGCCCACATGGCCCACAAAGTCGCGCCGCGCGTCGCAGTGCGCGGTGGCCAGTCGGGCGACGAGGCGGATCATCTGGTCGCCACGCCAGTAGCCGTAGTGGTCGTTGAAGGGCTTGAAGTTGTTGAGGTCTGCATAGCAGGCCACAAAATCGGTACCGCTCTCCAGCAGGCGCTGCATGTGCATGCTGATGGGGATGTTGCCGGGCAAAAACGTCAGCGGGTTGGCGTGGCGAGCGGCCTCGATGCGGGTCTCCGTCACGGCACGCACCAGCTGGTCGCCAGTGCCCAGGCCCAGGTAGCGGCCGTTGTCGGTCACGATGTAGCCATCGCTCAGGTAGCGCTGGTCTTGCGATGTGAGGATGCCCACCAGCTGGTCTACGTCGCAATCGAGCTCCACCACACGCGGGGCGTGGTTGGCAAACGCCAGGCACGACTTGCGGCCGTGCACCTCGCGAAAGTACAGCGTGGCGTAGTGGTTCATGAACTGCTGGCGGTTGATGAGCGCCACGGGCCGGGTGCCGTCCACCACAGCCAGCGCGTGCAGGTCGGTGCGTTCGTGGAACATGGCGGCCACCGCGTCGTTGCTGGTGGCGGGTGCCACGGTGGGTGCCTGCACCACCAACAGGCTGCGCAAGATGCCGGGGCGCGCGGTCTGCCCCAGGTGCGGCAAAACAGCCACACGGCGGTCCTGCATCACTTCCAGCGCGGGGCCTTCTACTGCGTCGCGTGGGTCCATGGCCGGGCGGCCCAGCAGCCAGCCTTGGCCGTACGGAATGTCCAGGTCGCGCAGGGCGCGCAGGTCGTCGCGGGTTTCAATGCCTTCGGCAATCAGCGTGGTGCCAAACACATCGGCAATGCCTTTGATGGCCTGCAGCATCTGCAGGTTGTCGGGCCGATCGCTGATCTCGCGGATGAAGTACTTGTCGATCTTCACGAAGTCGGGCTTGACCTCGGACCACAGCCGCAGGCTGGAGCGGCCATCGCCAAAGTCATCCAGCGCCATGCGGGCGCCACAGGCGTGCACGGCATCGATCGCTTGGCGCAGCAGGGGCATGTCGGTCACCCGCTCGTGCTCGGTGATCTCCAGCACCAGCATGCGGGCGCTCAGGCCCAGGCTGCGCACGGCCTCGCCCAGCCGCTGGGCTCCGATCAGGCCCACGCCGTGCACCAGGGCGTCTGCGCTGATGTTCACAAACAGGCGCCCAGGCGCGGCCTGCTTGCTCCACTGCGCCAGGGCCGTGAAGGCGCAAAACAGCTCAAAGTCTTGGAGAATGCCCTCGCTGTCGGCTTGTGCCAGCAGCGCATCGGGCGTGTGCAGGGCGGTGCCTTGCGGGCCACGGATCAGCGCCTCGTGCGCGTAGATGCTGCCCTCGCGCAGGTCTGCCAGGGGCTGAAAGACGCAGTGCAGCGCCCCCTCGCGCATCAAGCTGGCGAGTGCGCCCGTGCCATAGCGTGCAGCGGGCGACAGTTGCGCCACCATCGCCTCCCGTCGGCTGCACTGAATGTTTTGCATCGCTTGTGTTGAATCCCTGAGCAGGGGCTGACGATAGCGGCGACTTGTGACAATGTGGTTACAAATGGAGAAAACATGAGGGGTGGCAGCAGCCCCTCTGCGCTCATACGCCCGCTGCTGCAGCGGATGCGTCCAGGTCCGTCCACGGGGGGGCGCTGCAAAGGCGCGTTGCAGTCCTTGATTTGCTATTTAATTGATAGCTTCTTGCGCTTGTGATTAGAGCTCTGGATGCCAATTCCCCTTCTATTTCCGAAGGGCAGTCTCTGCGCACAGTTGCCAAGGCACGCCCCGGAGCCAAGCCGCCAAAGAAAAAGGGGCCTGAAACAGGCCCCTTGGTAAACCTTGATAGGCAGGGCCGGGCAAGCAGCCGCCTCGAACGCTGCGAAGCGACCCGCCCATCTCAAGCCGTTTTAGAAGCGGTGGCGAATGCCCACGCCAAAGCTGGTGCCAGAGGTTTGGTTGGTGATCTTGTCGCCCATGAACATGGCGTACACGTCGGTGCGCTTGGACAGGAAGTGGTCGTAGCCCACGGTGTAGGTCTTGCGGTCCACCTTGGTTTGCGACAGGTCGGTCTTCACCCATTCAACCAGCACCTTGCCTGAAGGGCCCACGGGCACCGAGGCGCCCAGTTGCACGGTCTTGGCCTTGTTCGGGCTGTTGTCGGCCTTGGCCTGGCCATAGCTCACAAAGGGCTTCACCACGCCGAAGTCGTAGGCGCCCAGCAGCATCCAGTCCTTCTTGGTGGTGCCCAGGTACGTGCCTGCGCCGGGGTTGCTGATCTGGTCGCGCTCATAGAAGCCGGTCAGTGTCAGCGGGCCGCCAAAGTAGAAGAAATTGGCGCCCACGTTCTTCTTGCCGTTGTTGCCAGCCTGCTCGCCAAACTGGTACTGCAAGTTGGCCTTGAAGCCGCCGATGTCGGGCGTGCTGTACACCAGCTGGTTGCTCCAGCCCGTGTCAGACGGGGTGGTGGAGCCCCAGCCCGTGCCGTTGAACAGAGGCACGTTCATGTGCAGGATCAGGGGCGAGAAGGTGAACGAGTCGCCCAGCGGGTTGCCCACCACAGAGGGCAGGAAGTTGGGGGCCATCCAGCGGCCCAGCATCACCGAGCCAAAGCCGCCCGACAGGCTGACGTTGGCATCGCGCGAGAAGAAAGTGTCGTTGGTGAAGCGGCCTTGGCTGCCGGCGTCCACCTTGATGAAAGAGGTCAGTTGGAAGTTGGCCTTGAGCCCACCGCCCAGGTCTTCTGTGCCCTTGAAACCAAACCACGAGGTGGTCATGCCACCACTATCGACCACCGACTTGCGGCCTGCGTCGCCAGAGTTTTTGATGGAGCCGGCAAACGCATCGGCCAGACCAGACACTTCGACCGAGCTTTGCGCATGGGCGCCGCCAGCGCACAGCAGCACGCCGCCCACCGAAAGGGACAGTGCCAACAGGTTTTTTTTCATGGATTCTCCTGGGGTTGGAAGGGTTGTAAACAAGGCAAAAACAAAGAATGCCGCTCAAGTTGCGCCGCTGCGCAATCGGCGGCTGTGGCGCTGCCGATTGCCGCCAAGTGGTGCACTTCGCCTGCATGCCAGAAGGCTGAGCAAGTTTTATGCCCCGGCCGTTGCATGTTGTCACTTTTGGCCGCAAGCGCTTGCGATGCGCGTGGATGCAGGGCGCTGAATGCGCCGGATTGGCCACAGGCTGACGGCTGCCAAAGGGGCATGGCTGCGGGCTTTGAGCTAATCGGGGTAGGTTCAGCGCGGCTTTTGATCTTGCTCAAAGCCTGAAGCGCGTGGGGGCGGCACATTCAATCGCATGCTGCCATCCAACTTATTTTCCTTGCCCGTCCAGACGGAAGTATTTGCCGCCGGCGAAGTGCTGCGCAGGCGCCACGAGGTGTTGACCTCGGTATTGCACCTGGAGAGCGGCAGGGTGCTGCGGGGCTTTTACGAAGAAGGCTACCTGCGGCACCAGTTGGGTGCGGTAGAGGGCCCCTTCTGGCTGGACGCCGCATCGGCCTTGCTGGGCCTGCCGCTGCCGGTGGACATGGTGGCCGAGACCCGCGTGCAGGTGCGCCGCGTCCCGATTGCCGACTTTCGCAGCAGCCTGGCCGCCATGCCCGAGGGCGCGCGCGGCCTGCTGCTGGACATGGCCATGGGCTACCGCCAGCAGTCTGAGCTGGCTGTGAGCCGCTTGGCGCACGATGCTGAAACACGCTGCGCGCAGTGGCTGCTCAACCACGCGCAGCAAGACCCTTCGGGCACTATGCGCGTCACGCTGCACCAGCGCAAGCGCCTGATTGCGGCGCAACTGGGCATCGCCCCCGAGACCTTCTCGCGCGTGCTGCGCCATCTGCGTGAGATGGGGCTCATCCACGGCACCGGCAATGTGCTGAACCTGCCGCAGCCGCTGGCCTTGCAGACCATGGCGGGCAGCTGATCCTCTGCGGTTAGTAGTCCTTTCTTTCGACGAATCACCCGCAAGGGTTGAGCGCCGTTCGTGCAGTGGGTTGCACGGGCGGCGTTTTTGTTGGGGGCGGCGTGTGAGGGCGATGTGGCGAGATCGTCGATGGGGCTTAGAACAGGTTCTTAGGGTTTCTCCGTGTGATTTGATGAGGGTTCCACCCAACCCAGGGGGCTGGGGGGCTGCGTATATTTGCTGGAACCCACCACGGTTCATCCAGCCCCCATGCCTGCAATCTCCACTGCCCACGCCGCTGTAGCCCCCGGGGCGGGATTGCGCCACTGCTTGGGTGCGCCATGACCGCGCCGCCGTCTGCTGTGCAGCCGTCCGAAGCGCCCAGCTGGCATCTGCCCGGACCGATGGTGCTGCGGATGATGACGGTGGCGGCGTGTGCCGTGCTGTTGGCCGGAGTAGGCGCTGCATGGCATGTGTCGCAGGTGTCCAGCCAAGAGGCCGTGCGCCGGGTGGTGGCGCAGCAGACCGACGAGGTCGAGGTGATCGCCCGACTGCTGGCCAGCAAGATAGAGCAAAGCCAGAAGGTGCTGCGCACCGTGGCTGCAGGCATTGCCCCGCGCATGCTGGAGCCCGCCAATGCCCCTGAAGCCCTGCCGTACCAGAGCCTGCCTGCGCTGGGGTTTTTTGACGCCGTGCAGATTGCAGGCAGCGATGGCGAGCTGCGGCTGAACCTGCGCGGCGGGCACGCAGTGCCACCAGCCTCGCTGGAGCCTGCCGAGCGCGATGTGCTGCGCCGCACGCTGGCGGATGGTAAACCCCAGGTGTCGGAGCTGATTGCGGGGGGCACGGGCGATGCGCGCATCGCCTTCACCGTGCCGCTGCGCCGCGAAGACGGTGCGGTGCTGGGGGCTTTGGCGGGGGCGCTCAAGCTGCAGTCACAAGGCCTGCTGCCGCCTTCGATGGCGTTGCCCGAGCGCGATCATTCGCGCTTGGTGGTTTTCTCTCGCGACGGCACCATCCTTGCGCATTCCGACCCCAGCCGGGTGCTGGGCAATGTGCGCGACGAAGCGGGCCTGTCAGATGTCTATGCCCGGTGGCTGCAACAGGCGCAGCCGCTGGTGGGCCGTGGGGACTCGCAGGTGTTGCCAGAGCACATCG
This Acidovorax sp. 106 DNA region includes the following protein-coding sequences:
- the xdhC gene encoding xanthine dehydrogenase accessory protein XdhC; protein product: MTDVRLLAEALRGGASAWLVRVESTEGSAPREPGAWMAVLADRVIGTIGGGHLEHQAMADARRRLAGEPGEPQLRYALGPALGQCCGGVVHLQFEALGPADADSLSARLQGPRTPVALFGGGHVGHALARVLAPLPFALTWIDSRDGIFPPMPPEGVACEHSEPVHMAVPTLPAGSRVLIMSFSHAEDLDVVAACLRRQRQQGDLPFIGLIGSKTKWATFSHRLAERGFAPAELAQVTSPIGVPGIHGKQPEVIAVAVAAQLLQTLTL
- a CDS encoding urate hydroxylase PuuD; the encoded protein is MESYVLDWANLLLRWVHVITAIAWIGSSFYFVFLDSSLTPPEDEDLKKQGVSGELWAVHGGGFYHPVKFAVSPPQLPKHLHWFFWESYSTWLSGFALFTVSYLYSASTYLIDKSRMDWAPATAIAVALAFFVVFWLLYDAICRIFGQKKNGDAIVGALVFGLVCLAAWLACHWFAGRAAFLLVGAMIATAMSANVFFWIIPGQRTVIGQIKAGQPVDPIHGKRGKQRSVHNTYFTLPVLFAMLSNHYSFTWNYPQNWLVLIVMMFAGAAIRQFFVMRHGYKLGRNGNPLPYALVGVTVILGAIVWMRPVPVASVPVSAPVSGAASAGAASAAGQNDAKADFAAVQTVLEQRCYLCHGAQVQMKNLRLDSPALVKQNAQAIYQQAVVQKLMPMNNATQITDAERALIGRWFEAGANTGP
- a CDS encoding VIT family protein, coding for MKHSERHRTHRTGWLRAGVLGANDGIVSTASLVLGIAATGASTRTILVTGVASLVAGAMSMAAGEYVSVSSQADTESADLTREKAELVENPTQEHAELVAIYVKRGLDETLASSVATKLMAHDALAAHARDELGISDTLAAKPVQAALASAGTFAAGAFLPLLMVLVLPASSLMLGLAASSLFFLAILGLIAARAGGSPLLVSATRVTFWGALAMGLTAGVGALFGVAA
- a CDS encoding phosphodiesterase produces the protein MQNIQCSRREAMVAQLSPAARYGTGALASLMREGALHCVFQPLADLREGSIYAHEALIRGPQGTALHTPDALLAQADSEGILQDFELFCAFTALAQWSKQAAPGRLFVNISADALVHGVGLIGAQRLGEAVRSLGLSARMLVLEITEHERVTDMPLLRQAIDAVHACGARMALDDFGDGRSSLRLWSEVKPDFVKIDKYFIREISDRPDNLQMLQAIKGIADVFGTTLIAEGIETRDDLRALRDLDIPYGQGWLLGRPAMDPRDAVEGPALEVMQDRRVAVLPHLGQTARPGILRSLLVVQAPTVAPATSNDAVAAMFHERTDLHALAVVDGTRPVALINRQQFMNHYATLYFREVHGRKSCLAFANHAPRVVELDCDVDQLVGILTSQDQRYLSDGYIVTDNGRYLGLGTGDQLVRAVTETRIEAARHANPLTFLPGNIPISMHMQRLLESGTDFVACYADLNNFKPFNDHYGYWRGDQMIRLVARLATAHCDARRDFVGHVGGDDFMLIFQSSNWLQRCKNIVDEFAREAITLFDEPARQAGGIQAEDRHGVQRFFPCTTLAIGAVRITPGRFRHAEEVANLAAVAKHEAKQAATGVVLHGGFTESALGALAATRALQDVLAA
- a CDS encoding porin — encoded protein: MKKNLLALSLSVGGVLLCAGGAHAQSSVEVSGLADAFAGSIKNSGDAGRKSVVDSGGMTTSWFGFKGTEDLGGGLKANFQLTSFIKVDAGSQGRFTNDTFFSRDANVSLSGGFGSVMLGRWMAPNFLPSVVGNPLGDSFTFSPLILHMNVPLFNGTGWGSTTPSDTGWSNQLVYSTPDIGGFKANLQYQFGEQAGNNGKKNVGANFFYFGGPLTLTGFYERDQISNPGAGTYLGTTKKDWMLLGAYDFGVVKPFVSYGQAKADNSPNKAKTVQLGASVPVGPSGKVLVEWVKTDLSQTKVDRKTYTVGYDHFLSKRTDVYAMFMGDKITNQTSGTSFGVGIRHRF
- a CDS encoding Crp/Fnr family transcriptional regulator; this translates as MLPSNLFSLPVQTEVFAAGEVLRRRHEVLTSVLHLESGRVLRGFYEEGYLRHQLGAVEGPFWLDAASALLGLPLPVDMVAETRVQVRRVPIADFRSSLAAMPEGARGLLLDMAMGYRQQSELAVSRLAHDAETRCAQWLLNHAQQDPSGTMRVTLHQRKRLIAAQLGIAPETFSRVLRHLREMGLIHGTGNVLNLPQPLALQTMAGS